Proteins encoded together in one Epinephelus lanceolatus isolate andai-2023 chromosome 4, ASM4190304v1, whole genome shotgun sequence window:
- the mab21l1 gene encoding putative nucleotidyltransferase MAB21L1 — MIAAQAKLVYHLNKYYNEKCQSRKAAISKTIREVCKVVSDVLKEVEVQEPRFISSLSEMDNRFEGLEVISPTEFEVVLYLNQMGVFNFVDDGSLPGCAVLKLSDGRKRSMSLWVEFITASGYLSARKIRSRFQTLVAQAVDKCSYRDVVKMVADTSEVKLRIRDRYVVQITPAFKCTGIWPRSAAHWPLPHIPWPGPNRVAEVKAEGFNLLSKECYSLNGKQSSAESDAWVLQFAEAENRLLLGGCRKKCLSVLKALRDRHLELPGQPLNNYHMKTLVSYECEKHPRESDWDENCLGDRLNGILLQLISCLQCRRCPHYFLPNLDLFQGKPHSALENAAKQTWRLAREILTNPKSLEKL; from the coding sequence ATGATAGCCGCCCAGGCAAAGTTGGTGTATCACCTCAACAAATACTACAACGAGAAATGTCAGTCTCGAAAAGCAGCCATCTCCAAGACCATCCGGGAGGTGTGCAAGGTGGTATCGGATGTCCTGAAGGAGGTCGAGGTGCAGGAGCCCCGCTTCATCAGCTCCCTCAGCGAGATGGATAATCGTTTCGAGGGACTTGAGGTCATTTCACCCACCGAGTTCGAGGTTGTACTCTATCTGAATCAGATGGGAGTATTCAACTTCGTGGATGACGGATCTCTCCCGGGCTGCGCCGTGCTCAAGCTCAGCGACGGCCGCAAGAGAAGCATGTCTCTCTGGGTTGAATTCATCACAGCCTCCGGTTACCTCTCAGCGCGCAAGATCCGGTCGAGATTTCAGACACTGGTGGCGCAGGCAGTGGATAAATGCAGCTACAGAGATGTTGTCAAAATGGTCGCTGACACAAGTGAGGTGAAGTTGCGCATTAGAGACAGATATGTGGTGCAAATCACACCGGCTTTCAAGTGCACTGGGATCTGGCCCCGAAGCGCTGCGCACTGGCCTCTCCCCCACATCCCCTGGCCGGGACCTAACCGAGTGGCAGAAGTCAAAGCGGAAGGCTTCAATCTTTTATCCAAAGAGTGCTACTCCCTGAACGGCAAGCAGAGCTCAGCAGAGAGCGACGCCTGGGTCTTGCAGTTCGCCGAGGCCGAGAACCGGCTCCTCCTGGGTGGATGCAGGAAAAAATGCTTGTCAGTCCTCAAAGCGTTACGCGACCGTCACCTCGAACTGCCCGGACAGCCCCTGAACAACTACCACATGAAAACTTTGGTTTCCTACGAGTGTGAGAAGCATCCCAGGGAGTCAGACTGGGATGAGAACTGCCTCGGCGACCGCCTGAACGGGATACTATTGCAGCTTATTTCATGTTTGCAATGCAGAAGGTGCCCGCATTATTTCCTGCCTAATTTAGACCTGTTTCAAGGAAAACCTCACTCTGCTCTTGAGAATGCAGCCAAACAGACTTGGCGACTGGCAAGAGAAATACTGACCAACCCCAAAAGCTTGGAGAAACTCTGA